The following nucleotide sequence is from Oreochromis niloticus isolate F11D_XX linkage group LG9, O_niloticus_UMD_NMBU, whole genome shotgun sequence.
AGAAAacctataaaacaaaaacaagaatttagaaaaaagaaaattaaaaggggGGCGTAGAACAAGAACACAGATTCTTACCTGTCAGCGATACAATGGCTGGACTATGGCGTTGCATACTTGCAGTGGTGATGCTGATGTGCGTGCACCTCTGGGATTCTGCTGAGGCTGTAGGTGGAGCTAAGAGTCGACCCCGACCCCAAAGACGACCTCCCAAGAAGCCAAAGATCACACCTATTGACCTGACCCAACCCGAACAAGACATAGACATAGAAAGGGTAAGAAACAAGATAAAGAAGCTGAATTTTTTCACtactgctgcactgggccctggctgctcaattcaattcaatttatatagTACCAAATGACATCAGCAGTActtgatctttttcttttttttttagttaaactGATCTTTTTAACCTTCAGCTGAAGACAGTGAGATTCATGAAAAAGCTGCACTGCCCAGAGACCGACTGTTTCCAGGCAGTCGCAGACATCGCCAACACAGCAGATAGCTCTGTGTGCTGTTATTTTACCTCTgagcactgtttttttttattgttgtattGTGTCACAGTATGATATACAAAAAGGACTGCAGAAGAATCTGTGGAAACTATGTGAAAGTAACTTAATGGTGGATGAGTCAATATAAACATAAGAAAATAGCCAGAAAATGATTTTACTGCTTTGATTAGATCATGAGACATACAAAAAAAAGCTCCCTGTCTCACTGGTCTAAGAATAATCcaacatgtttttgttcttaTATTCTATGTGGACTCGAAGTAAAGTATTCAGAGACTTGAACATGTCAAAGGCCAGTTCTGAGAAGCCTTTGTTCTTCAAACTTTCGATCACCGTGAAAGCTTTGATTTTTATGGATTACTGTGGGGGGCTGATGATGCAGGCAAACTTGCATAATTGTGTCAATATTGTGTTTGAGGCAATGAGGGAATTTTTCTGTGCAGGTGAACGGATATGAATGTGATAGAGCATgacatttaaaagaaatgttatagtttttgttttgacaGTGGAACATTTCTGGAATTTTGATTTCAGCGGGATGGGATGAATTAGACAAAAATATTGATTTTGAGATATTTTGAAAtcttgttttttcctttctctgatTGCATGTGTCCTAGATGCTGGGAACATGGTACCTGCTTAATACTGCCTCCAAATGCTCTTACCTGATAAATCACGGGACCAAGGTGGAGCCAACAGTAATCACCATTACTCGTACCGCTACCTCTAATGAAACGCTGTCTGTTAGCACCAAAACAAGGCAGTGAGTACAGCTGCACATGTTGCTGATTCTTCAGtatgttttttgctttctttctatttttttggCAGCAGAGGGTGCCAATGTCTTGAATCCCTCATTCCATTCTTACTGATATTATTCCTTGCCATGTGTTTAATATTATTTATGCATCTTCAAAAGCAGGAAGAATGAGGTAGAACAGTTAAATCCGTCAGCTTTTCTGCTAACTATTTTTTGGCCAAACTGACCTAGAAGTATAATATCccatttaaatggaaaaaatgtgGCTCGTGTTGTTTTTGGAGAACATTCTGTGAAAGCTTTTGTTGTTGTATGAGTGCTATGAAACCTTTCTGGCCtcaacagagaaaaaacaagttttattgattaatttGTCATGCACTGTCTGAAAAGTACAAAGTCTGAgacttctcttctcttctcttctcttctcttctcttctcttctcttctcttctcttctcttctcttctcttctcttctcttctcttctcttcagtAATCACCAGTGTTGGGAGATATTACAAGTCTATCATCTAACGTCAGTCCCAGGAAGACTGACACTGAAAGGTCAGTTTTTCTTCTTAGTGCCCCAGAATAAAGCAGGATCCTTTATGTACTTTGCTCTCTGTTCTCTTTATACCAGGATCTCGCCCTGAGCAGAATATTGAGATAGTGATTGGGGATACAGACTACAATTCCTATGCCATCATGTACTACCAGAAACAGGGCAAGATCACAATGAAACTCTATGGTAggttcctccttctcttttttAGGTACTTTATATTGAACAGCACAGCACTATTGATGCTTTATTACTTTGGTAAATATGTTAAAGGGCTTTATGTGTTGTGCTGTGTTCGCAGGGAAGTCTGTGGACAATCTGCCAGAGCCGCTGCTAACCAAGTTTGAAGAGCttgctgcaaaacagaatttgCAGCGGGCCTACCACTTCCCCTTCCCCACCTACAGTATGGCTAATTTTACGCTTATCATACAGAATACTAATAGGAATCTTATTTCATGTAAGCTGGCATTTTGAAACACATGATGACTGCATAGCTAGACAAGCTCTGGATCTCTGATAGCTAAATTAACCAAAATAATATACCGTGCTACATTTGAGAACACAATCCAAATATTTTCTGAACACAGTGCATTGtaaaaaataacacaacaaCACACTACACATGTAGTAAATGACTGGTCAGAGTAAGTCACACTACTACCAGTCATATGTTCCTATATAGTAACCTCCCCAGAGGTCTAAATAATGGCATGTGAATGTATTTTTGCTTTCCAGGTCACTGCGGTGATGTGGATCGAGATCATGTGATCAGTAAGTTacatgctgttttttctttttaaacattttttttaaagtattaacTTAAGTGTACATAAAACCGATCCCCCCAAAAGAAAGGGTGATAATGTTTAAATTTGTCACAAACAAAATGGCCAGACAGAAACAAGATAAACGTGTGAAATgccactgagccaaactcatatTATTTTTCAGGTTTTTACTTACTGGTTTAGTATGCAGGCCTAGTGCTGACAAGTACATCCACGAGTAATTGCATTGCATTTCCCTAGCAAAGCTCTCATGATTTATTTCCTAGCATTTTTTCCCATATAGTGTAAGAAGCTTCGGCGATTCAGTggaatataataaataatgttAACAAATTGTATTTATGCAGATTTTTTCTTAACAACATGCTTTACATAAAGAACTGCAAACAAGAATTAGTGGCACCGCAAATGAGCTGCAGCTTTGCGCTGTGACTGTGGCTCACGGCACTTTTTCCTCACATATtactggaggaaaaaaaacacactcgTCTCGATCTCTTTGCAGTACCTGGTTAATATGTTCTTTATAGTTTTCTATGTATTATCTAAGCTAAGCAGTATGTTATGAAAAATACAAGTTGTTGActtaaaaaatttaattaagCCAAAGGCAATAACCAGTGTGCAAAACAAAATGAGGAGAATAATTCAGATCCCCTTTGGGCAGTAACTTAAATGTTAATACGTACAATGTTTAATTGAAATAAATGAACagtttaaatgtattaaatgcTGAAGCACAGCAACAGTGTACATTTAGTTTAGGCTAAAGCTCTCGACTAGTTTCCTGCAgtgtgatttgatttgaatagCTTGAAAAATGTTGTGAAAGCTAAAATCACCATGTGATAACAGTACTTGCTCACTGGGGAAGAACTCGGTGAGTGCCTCCCTACTGACCTCCTCAGAATCACGTGATTTTTTGTGTACAGTAACTTTGAGAAATTTAATGAGGTCATGCAACCTGAAACTGAGTTTGACATTTTTGATCCCTCATAATTTCTTAAGTACAGCACACAGATGTGACATTTTCAATGCTAAAATACACATTCAAGCTCAACTAAATCAGTTTTGCATACTCTAAAGTCAAAATCTTGTTTTTGCTCAGAGCGCTTTTATTTTATGAGACAAATGGGTtaaatggcaaaatatcacCAGTTAAATGTCTATAATGTAGATTAACAGAAGCATAAAGATTCTTCTCACCATGTGGGACATGTAGCTGGTCAAAGCAAGTTATAATCATGGCTAGAGCATGGTATCAAACATGTgggtaaaagaaaaagacttgaCAGCTATAAGTAGGAAGATATCACAGATTATTTCTAAGTGGGAGACCCACTGTTGAATAACAGtatgacaggtttttttttaaatggcatcATGTATcacttgggggaaaaaaaagaaaaagaaaagtgcgCCAGACCTTCTCAGAAACAGTGCTGACTTTTGTTCCTGCAGGCTGTGCTCCTGCAGTCAGTTTTTAAAACGTTGTCAACATGTTATCTAACTTCCACTGCCTGCTGAAAAACATCAGCACGGTTTCTCTGTAATTTAACCTGGCATTCCTTGTTTAACAGATTGTGTTCCCACATGCTGAAGAGGCGGAGCTGAGGGACGATGGAGAGCAACGCTTTTGAATTTACCAAAGACTGAATTAGGGCCCTAACATTAAATGTCCTCAGCCACACATTGAATAAAAGGACATAAGAGTCAAATCAAGCTGTTGTTGAATGCTTTTAATTGTCCTTATTTGCTGTTTGCTAATCCTGTGGTGAGATGCAAgtgtcaacatgtgttttttaatcCCAAGATTTACCATTGAGAGGTGAAtgcgtgtttttgttttgtgcgtgAGGATGCAAAAATTGGAAGAGGAGGCCAGGAATGGAGATAATAAGGCCCAGATGTCACAAGGCTGGTTACAAAACTCACCGAAAGTGCCTCTTACCACTTCCCCTCGCTTCAACCggcacctctgtgtgtgtgtgtgtgtgtgtgtccctgtttgtgtggatgtgtgagtgttTCATAACCAGCTGATTACAAGTCTGTGCTCGTCTGGTCTCATAACAGAGGAGAGGTTTGATAAGTCATCGGTACTTGTcagcaaaaataaagaattcACAGCTAATCAGCACTTTATGTAACAGGCAAATGATACAATACACAGAAACAAAGTCTACGGGGGATTTGTTCTAACATAAATgcaatatttaaagttaaacacGTCAACAGTGCACGTTCCAACTCCCTGGTAGTTACAAAACTCAGAGGTTCTCACCCACATTCTGCATGCACCAAAGGTTTTATGAAACAATTAACACTGgaaaaagtaagtaagtaagaaagaaagaaaccagtACAACGATGTGAGTCAGTGCTCAGAGGCTGCAAGGAACAATCAAGCCACTGTATGCAACACTGGCAAAGTTATTTATAagaatgatttttatttttttcaccttgAAGTTCTTAAAAATCCCTGACCATGCAGGAAATACTGGATGCCAATGGTTTATCATATCcagaaaaatggaaaacacaCTGATTTTATACATGTGACATTTTGATAGGCCAGGCATGCCTGGACACTAATGTTTAAAGgaaattgggggggggggtgtcttaAAAGACCTCTATTATGCGACACGCACACCCCTCTCCCCCACAACCCCGTCCCTCCAACCCCTGTGTCCCGGCTCCATTCACACGTGCCAGTTGTGTAACAGCCGTGATTTGCCAGAGGGTTTTTTGTAATGGTGTAGCGAGCAGCAGGATTGTGGGGAGGGGGAGCGGGGAGGAGACAGAATGGGGGTAGGGCAGTACCCTGCAGCAAATATAAGAAGCCTCCACTTGCTCCGTCCCATCACACCACCTTGACGCTCCTGATCACTCCTTGCTGCTGAAGCTCAGACAGAAGAAGCCATGAAGAGCCCACTGCTGAGGATGCTGGCCGCCCTGGTGTGCGTGCTGGCTGCATGTGCAGATGTCATGCCCGTAAAAGACTTTAGCCTGGAGAAGGTAACAAAAACACGTttgaaaaggaagaaagaagtTATTTGCATCTGTCTTTGGGTTGTtgcacagacaaaaacaaccccTCACTTTTAGAAAACAGAGGGGAAGCAGTAATGCAGTTGGGGTTTAGATAAcctctttttaaacagtgtttgctctttctTACAGGTGGCGGGCAAGTGGTACATGGTTGGCTTTGCTACAAATGCTCAGTGGTTTGTGAACCACAAAGCAACCATGAAAATGGGGACTGCTTTCTTACAACCTACTGATGTAGGAGATCTGGACCTCTCTTACTCCAACCTGAAGTGAGTATAATCGtgctttcaaattaaaataaaataaaataaattaaatggcAATGATTGTCTTTTTTAGGGAGGATATCTAATAAACtggtcatttttttcccccatttaaGTGCTGATGGCTCCTGCTGGAGAATGACTCACCTGGCTAAGAAAACAGACACTCCTGGACGCTTCACCTTCCACAGCCAAAGTGAGTAGAGATGCCTTTAACACCGCCCCAAAATCTGACATCTATTTAAATACTTAGATTTAACAGGATTTCTGTTACCCGCCAGATTGGAACAATGACAATGACATGCGCATTGTTGACGTCGTTTACGATGAGTATGCCGTGGTCCACACCATCAAGACAAAGAATGGGGTGTCCGAGGTCCTCAACAAGCTTTACAGTGAGTTTGTCTTACCAAAATAAGAGCAGCTTTCTAGGAATGCACTCCAGGATTTGCTCATTCTTGAAGAGCTCCgtcatttttttattgtaggTCGCACTCCCGACACCAGCGCTGTCCTGCAGGAGAAGTTCACGCAGTTCTCTTTGGAGACTGGTGTCCTCGCTGAGAACATTGTTATGCTGCCCAAGAATGGTAAGTTAACAGTATCAACAATGTAAGTGATTCTGTGAGCGAGGCAGACCTTCGCTCACCAGCCTTTCTAATATGCGTTACAGGTGAGTGTCCCGACGCCTAAGGAGCCCAAATCTTCCATCTCAACAGCATCCCCCACCATATTCCTCCAACCCCTCTCCCCCTTACAGTCACGACTGCGGATTCACAAAGCTACACCCTGGGACAATGAACCTCAAACATTTCACTCTGTTTTCTGCTGCACACCAAAGAACAACCCTGATGAGCTCTCATACTTGTCAACATGCACATTAACTGGGTCATCAGAGTGGAACAATAAAGGCCTGattgcaagaaaaaaaagggactGATGTACACGGAAATATTATAAGTTGTCTTTTGTAACTGCTGATTTCTtttgcagactttttttttttctgttttccaatAAACCTCAAAGCTAATAAAGCTGTTAAAAAGTGTCTGATTTCACAATAATTTCATGTGTGTGTTCTGTGAAGGTTTTTTTGGAAGCTACGTGAATATGTTAACACACACTGCTCCCTATCAGCTCATTGTCAGGTGTGCGAGAGTCAGTCCTTGTCAAAGGGTTTAAGGATGAGTTGCAGTTATGCAAATATGCGGCTGCGTATGATTTTAAGCAGCGATTCAATCGACAGACATGAAATGAAGATTATAATAACACAAACTGATTATGGGGCAGCTATATTGCTATTTAGTTCTGGATCATGGCAACAGTAATAACAACGACAAGACAATGCCTCGGTTCAAAGGTTTGGgcatacaaacaaacacaaagtaatCAGAATTATTTAATTACCAGGCACGCTGGCCAAATCCCTCCTGAGGAAAAGGAGAGGAGCACTAAATTTCTGATGAGAGTAAGAGATATAAAGACCTGTCATCACTTTAAAATCAAACATGCTCAACCTAAGTGAGCACATTTATCTGCAACTTTATCGTCTTAAGGACACTTCAGTTCTTTTTTATGTAGCGCCTCATGCTTTGGGTACCTTTGTCAGCAAGTTCATATTTGATATACTTTCATATAATACTTATTACTGATTCTGAATATAATTCATCAGCTATGAGCTTTGAACGTTCTTTAATTTGGTGATCAGCTGTCATTAATCCTCAGTGTGTGTGCTCTGTAAATCTGGGTGACTAAGAAGGTGCACTGTCTGCCCACCAGAGGGCACCATATGACCTTCTGGAACTTCCACATTTGTTCATTACGGGCTTGCAATACAatcaaaaggaaaaactacatagcatttttttaagtattatATCAGTTTCATATAATTTTAACCTATATAAGTCAAACTAAAGCTAATGGGTTAGATTCTTCCATAGTCCCTGTTTCTTAATGGT
It contains:
- the LOC100712094 gene encoding lipocalin; amino-acid sequence: MKSPLLRMLAALVCVLAACADVMPVKDFSLEKVAGKWYMVGFATNAQWFVNHKATMKMGTAFLQPTDVGDLDLSYSNLNADGSCWRMTHLAKKTDTPGRFTFHSQNWNNDNDMRIVDVVYDEYAVVHTIKTKNGVSEVLNKLYSRTPDTSAVLQEKFTQFSLETGVLAENIVMLPKNGECPDA
- the c8g gene encoding complement component C8 gamma chain; the protein is MAGLWRCILAVVMLMCVHLWDSAEAVGGAKSRPRPQRRPPKKPKITPIDLTQPEQDIDIERMLGTWYLLNTASKCSYLINHGTKVEPTVITITRTATSNETLSVSTKTRHNHQCWEILQVYHLTSVPGRLTLKGSRPEQNIEIVIGDTDYNSYAIMYYQKQGKITMKLYGKSVDNLPEPLLTKFEELAAKQNLQRAYHFPFPTYSHCGDVDRDHVINCVPTC